The Romeriopsis navalis LEGE 11480 genome has a segment encoding these proteins:
- a CDS encoding cupredoxin domain-containing protein, with protein MSAILLLTSSVHAREDNSINSQQALRSIEQPLSRKVIITLAGIGLIGTELWWFLGKSRQVQQADSSTEIQTQTIIVDGGYQPDTVVVQAGKPVHLRFQRQDSNSCLDQILLPDFGVQLHLTMNEITTVKFTPTEPGEYAFTCGMQMFRGTVVVQ; from the coding sequence ATGAGTGCCATACTATTGCTGACTTCATCGGTTCATGCGAGGGAAGACAACTCGATCAATTCCCAGCAAGCATTACGCTCAATCGAGCAACCATTAAGTCGCAAAGTCATCATTACTCTTGCTGGTATCGGTCTCATTGGCACAGAACTATGGTGGTTTCTTGGAAAATCGCGCCAAGTTCAACAAGCTGATAGCTCGACCGAGATCCAAACACAAACCATTATTGTTGACGGTGGCTATCAACCCGATACAGTCGTTGTCCAAGCTGGTAAACCAGTACACCTGAGATTTCAACGCCAAGATAGTAATAGTTGCCTAGATCAGATCTTGTTACCTGATTTTGGGGTTCAGCTTCATCTGACGATGAATGAAATAACCACCGTAAAATTTACGCCGACTGAACCGGGGGAATATGCTTTCACCTGTGGGATGCAGATGTTTCGTGGCACGGTCGTCGTGCAATAG
- a CDS encoding heavy metal translocating P-type ATPase → MKTLQLKLRGMNCASCANAIEEAIQNVSGVDVGHVNFSIEQAHIQYDPDQTSPAQIAQAVADIGYEAIPQDAVIDDDRQQQLQHQQSRALRRKVTIGIIGSVLLVLGMLGHMGLATPALLKPLENSWVQMIIAAPVEFWVGWQFHQSAWKAFQHRMADMNTLISVGTLIAFLYSIWATVTPDFFRAQGLPADVYYEASAMIITLTLLGRLLENRAKSETSAAIRQLMGLQAKTARVIRDGSEFDIPIEAVVVGDIVLVRPGEKIPVDGEVVSGKSSIDEAMLTGESLPVAKQAGDLVIGASLNKTGSFKFRATKIGQDTVLAQIVQLVQQAQGSKAPIQKLADQITSWFVPAVIAIAISTFITWYNITGNLTFAILTMVSVLIIACPCALGLATPTSVTVGIGKGAANGILIKSADSLELAQRVRTIVLDKTGTVTQGKPEVTDVLLDGSVLRTMPLPEHQALLRLIGTLERQSEHPLAQAIVSYLTDSLNMTDFPEANHFEAIVGSGVTATVINQTVQVGTVRWLQELGIDTSAVIQQKASWESQGKTVVCLAIDDQVRGVIAIADTVKPSSAKAIQTLQRMGLEVVMLTGDNQRTAEAIAQSVGIERVVAEVRPDQKANAVKQLQAKGERVAMVGDGINDAPALAQADVGIAIGTGTDVAIATADIVLISGDLNGIPASIHLSRATMRNIRQNLLFAFGYNVAGIPIAAGILFPLFQWLLSPIIAGAAMALSSVSVVTNALRLRQIRL, encoded by the coding sequence ATGAAAACACTTCAGCTAAAACTACGTGGTATGAATTGTGCCTCCTGCGCTAATGCAATTGAGGAAGCCATCCAGAATGTATCTGGCGTTGATGTTGGCCATGTGAACTTCAGCATCGAACAAGCCCATATTCAATATGATCCAGATCAAACTAGCCCAGCACAAATTGCTCAAGCTGTTGCAGACATCGGCTATGAAGCAATTCCACAGGATGCCGTCATTGATGATGATAGACAACAGCAACTACAGCATCAGCAATCGCGCGCGCTACGCCGTAAAGTCACGATCGGAATCATTGGCAGTGTCCTCTTAGTGCTCGGGATGCTGGGACATATGGGTCTTGCCACTCCGGCGCTATTAAAGCCACTGGAAAATTCCTGGGTACAGATGATCATTGCTGCTCCCGTTGAATTTTGGGTGGGTTGGCAATTCCATCAGAGTGCATGGAAAGCCTTTCAACACCGCATGGCTGATATGAACACACTAATTTCTGTTGGCACACTTATCGCTTTTCTGTATTCCATCTGGGCCACAGTCACTCCGGATTTTTTTAGAGCGCAGGGCTTACCAGCGGATGTTTACTATGAAGCATCGGCGATGATTATTACCCTGACATTGCTGGGACGCTTGCTGGAAAACCGTGCAAAGAGCGAAACTTCCGCCGCAATTCGGCAACTGATGGGTCTGCAAGCGAAGACTGCTAGGGTAATTCGTGATGGCAGTGAATTTGATATTCCGATCGAAGCTGTCGTGGTCGGTGATATTGTCCTTGTGCGCCCAGGAGAGAAAATTCCAGTCGATGGTGAGGTCGTTTCTGGAAAATCTTCAATCGATGAAGCCATGCTAACTGGGGAAAGTTTGCCTGTAGCTAAGCAAGCAGGTGATTTAGTCATTGGAGCAAGCCTGAATAAAACAGGTAGCTTTAAGTTTCGTGCCACTAAAATTGGACAAGATACAGTGCTGGCTCAAATTGTCCAATTGGTGCAGCAGGCGCAGGGCTCCAAGGCACCAATTCAGAAGCTAGCCGACCAAATTACGAGCTGGTTTGTGCCTGCGGTAATTGCGATCGCGATTTCAACATTCATCACTTGGTATAACATCACGGGCAATCTCACCTTCGCAATTCTAACGATGGTGAGTGTGCTGATTATTGCTTGTCCCTGTGCTTTAGGACTCGCGACACCGACTTCGGTCACTGTCGGAATCGGTAAAGGTGCAGCTAATGGGATCCTAATCAAAAGTGCGGACAGTTTAGAACTAGCGCAACGAGTGCGGACAATTGTGCTGGACAAAACAGGCACCGTTACCCAAGGAAAACCAGAAGTCACGGATGTTTTATTAGATGGCAGCGTTCTTCGAACCATGCCCTTACCCGAGCATCAAGCATTACTGCGCTTAATTGGAACGCTCGAACGTCAATCAGAGCATCCTCTTGCCCAAGCCATTGTCAGCTATCTCACAGATTCACTCAATATGACGGATTTCCCTGAAGCCAATCACTTTGAAGCAATCGTCGGTAGTGGAGTGACAGCCACGGTCATCAATCAAACAGTTCAAGTCGGCACCGTTCGTTGGCTGCAGGAATTAGGTATCGACACTAGTGCTGTTATCCAGCAGAAAGCTAGCTGGGAAAGTCAAGGTAAAACTGTGGTTTGTTTAGCGATCGATGATCAGGTCCGAGGCGTAATTGCCATTGCCGATACAGTCAAACCATCCTCAGCCAAAGCGATTCAAACCTTGCAACGAATGGGCTTAGAAGTTGTTATGTTGACGGGGGATAACCAGCGAACCGCTGAAGCAATTGCGCAATCTGTGGGAATTGAGCGAGTTGTGGCTGAGGTGCGCCCTGACCAGAAAGCAAATGCCGTCAAACAGCTTCAAGCAAAGGGCGAGCGTGTTGCCATGGTGGGGGATGGAATTAATGATGCTCCAGCTTTGGCTCAGGCAGATGTCGGAATCGCGATTGGCACCGGGACAGATGTCGCGATTGCTACGGCTGATATTGTGCTAATTTCTGGTGATTTGAACGGTATTCCAGCATCAATTCATCTCAGCCGTGCCACGATGCGAAATATTCGCCAAAATCTTCTCTTTGCCTTTGGCTACAATGTTGCTGGTATTCCGATCGCGGCTGGTATTTTATTCCCGCTTTTCCAATGGTTACTCAGCCCGATTATTGCGGGAGCAGCGATGGCACTAAGCTCAGTTTCCGTTGTTACAAATGCCCTACGGTTACGGCAGATTAGGCTTTAG
- a CDS encoding heavy metal-responsive transcriptional regulator, giving the protein MLTSFPSLLKIGELSHQSGVTVKTIRYYENLGLLTAIERSDGNFRLFSSDMVQRLRFIKRLQSLGLSLVEIQDCLQINDSGELPCEEIATKLRQHIEEINRRIDELMQLRQELSNTLSNWSDSPRAMLGTICPNLGS; this is encoded by the coding sequence ATGCTTACGTCTTTTCCCTCGCTTCTCAAAATTGGGGAACTCTCCCATCAAAGTGGTGTAACTGTCAAAACCATCCGTTACTACGAAAATCTGGGTCTTCTCACTGCGATAGAGAGAAGTGATGGTAATTTTCGTCTCTTTTCATCTGATATGGTTCAGCGTCTACGATTTATTAAACGCCTTCAATCCCTCGGACTTAGTCTTGTAGAGATACAAGATTGTCTCCAAATCAACGATAGCGGCGAATTGCCTTGTGAAGAGATTGCTACCAAACTTCGGCAGCATATTGAAGAGATCAATCGGCGAATTGATGAACTCATGCAATTACGCCAGGAATTGTCAAACACGCTATCCAACTGGTCGGACTCCCCTAGAGCAATGCTCGGTACTATCTGCCCCAATTTAGGGTCATAG